The Blautia obeum ATCC 29174 region TGATAGCACCACAGCATCCCAGCATCAGAGCAACACCGCCCTCTGTCCTCCTGCAAAGATCCTCATATGCCTCTGTGACAACATCCGGCGCTATGGCTCCTGCCTGACATCCCGGAAAAAATACATATCTGCAAGTTTCATATCCCGGCTGAGGTCTGCATAAGAAAGCCTCCGAATTGGAGAACAGCATATCCATCAGTGCAAATTCATGAGGTGCCAGAGGCATCTTGTCTGTAGATACCATATTTTCTCTTGCAGATTTGCAGACCTGGCTCATATCAAACCCATTTGGACAGGTTACAGTGCACTGTCCGCAGAGCGAACAGGAATTCATCGGTTTATTCATCTGGTGATCTCCCATAATGATCTGGGTATTATTATAAATCTCACGTGCAAGAAGACCCGGATGCTTTTTGTATTCACTTAAATAAACACAGCTTTTCATGCACTCATCACAATGGCACTGAATACATCTCTCTGCTTCTTCAACAGCTTCTTCTTTTGAGTATCCATCTGCACCACAAGGAATCCTTTCTGATCCTTTGATACCTTCTGTATTTGTATAGAGCTTCGTGGTAACTGCTCCTTCACTGCCTCTGTTGCCGTGTGGTGAAAGATTCTGTGCAAGAAGATCCACTGTCAGGGCAGCTCTCTTTGCGGCAAAAGCAGCATCCATAACAGATTGTGTCACTCCACTGACGATCCCTGCCTGCTCTCTCAGCATGATCTCTGTATCTGCTGCTTCTTCCGGGGCAAGCTTTTGTGCGATCTCTTCTGAAGCACAGACCACATCTGCCAGTTTCATTTTTTCTCTGATAAATACAGGATCAAGACTGCAGCCGAATTCAAACGTAAGGTCCATGGCTTTCAGGCGTTTTGCCTCATTTTTGCAGTCTGCCTCAGAAAGATGTGCGGCTGCGGCTGCAATATACTCCGCATAATCTTCTTCCTGACAGTAAACAGTTGCAGGATACATTTTTCTTTCCAGTTCCCCGGCAAGAAACAGCACAAATAATCCTGAACCGAAGATCGCTGCTTTTTTCTTCTTGCGCATGCGGAACACGCTGCTTCGTTTTGAAGATTCCCCATAACGTACAATCGCACGCTCTACTTCACGTATGGAGATACCATCACCCAGTTCGCAGAGCTTGCATTTATCTTCGCAGGGTGCTGTACATCCATCGCAAAGAATCATAGGAAATGGAGTGATCTTCTCATAAATTGCCAGTGCTTTCTTAAAGTTTCCTTTTGAAGCATAAAACAGCATTTCTTTTGTATCTACCTTAAAAGGACAGGCTGCAACACAATACGCCGGCTGATCATGAACGCAGAGACTGATCATATGATCCATTTCTTCTTTTGACATTCGATTTACGTGATAAACATGAGTGGAACCTCTCTCCTGTATGTATGTCATAACCTGCACTCCTTTCACTGCTGCTTACTATAAACTTTATTCATCTCAAAAGGGGAGACAGTATACCGTCTCCCCTCATTATATCACAAGATAAATTTAGATTTATGATTTAATTCTCAAGTTCCTTCAATGCTGCAAGAACTCTTTCAGGACGAGCCGGAACGCGGGTAATACGTGCACCTGTTGCGTTGTAGATTGCATTCAGGATTGCCGGATGAGGAGCATCCAGTGGAGCCTCACCACAGCCGGCAGCTCCATAAGGGCCGCTTGGACGATAGGTTTCATTGAAATGAAGTTCAATATCATCCGGAGCATCCTTAGGATACGGGATACCACAGTTCTTCAGAGTAGTATCATGGTTCAGATCCTCAAAGTCTTCTGTTAGAGCAAGGCCGACACCCTGTACAAGACCACCGTAGAAGTTACCCTCTACAAGAAGTCTGTTCATGATCGTTCCTACATCCGCTACACAGGTGAACTTCTCAACTGTAACCTTACCTGTTTCTGTATTGACAGCAACTTCCGGAAGGAAGATTGTATACATATAAGTTGCAAATGGATCTCCCTGTGCTGTATCCTGATCGATCGGATGATCTGCACAGAATGTTGTTACCCAGTTACCTTCGTATTTTGTTTCAAGACCTTCAGCTACCATCTCATCATATGTACGGAAGGTTCCGTCTTCTTTCTTCATTGCTGCAACAAGATTCTCTGCTGCCAGACGACATGCATTGCCTGACATAACCTGTGAACGTGATCCGCCTGCGGGACCTGCATTCGGACAGGTCTTGGTATCATTCATAACAAGTTTGATCTGTTCCGGTCTGATTCCGGCCTGACGAAGTGTTTCATGAGATGATACAAGAACACCCATGTCGGCACCCTGTCCATGATCTTCCCATGCAGCATACATTGTAACTGTTCCATCCGGATTCAGTTCTGCAAATGCATTTGATGTATCAACACCATCAAGACCGCAGCCGTATACACCAAGAGATACACCGATACCATATTTGATCTTGCCATCAGAAACTGCATTCTTCTCAGCGACACGTTTCTTGGCTGCTTCATACAGCGGACGAGCTGTCTTGAACAGATCTTCCTCACAGTATACTTCCGGCGGATAACCTGTCGGGATCGTAGTTCCTTCTGATTCTTTGTAGCAGTTCATCTCACGCATATCGAAAGGATCGATTCCCATTTTGGCTGCCAGAACGTCGATTGCAATCTCAGATCCCATGTAAGACTGAGGAGAACCGTATGCACGGAAAGCTGAACCCCATGCATGGTTGGTAAATACTGTTGTTGATTTATTGCGGATGGAATTGATTCCGTAACCAGCGCCTGTGAACTGAGAAAGTCTCATTGTAAGCAGGTCACCAAATTCTGAGTATGGACCATGATCCACATAGTTGTTACCCCAGAGTGCGAGGAGTTTGCCGTTTTCGTCTGCTGCAAGTTTGATATTCATAAATGCAGGAGATCTCTTTCCTGTATAAGTAATGTTCTGGAACTGATTGAATACCAGCGATACAGGACGTTCAAGGATCTTGACAGCTGCACCGATCAAGGCTTCATTTGTAGGAGAGAACTTGTAACCAAAGGTTCCTCCGGCATGGTTCTGAACAAGTCTCAGGTTCTCCAGCGGAACACCGATACCATCAGCGATCATCGGCATATGGAGATGGATACCGATGGATTTGGAATGAACAGTTATCATGCCGTCTTCATCAATGTAGCCATAACCACAGTCCGGTTCAAGATGGAGATGTGGCTGACGTGAACAGTAGGATTCGATCTCAACCTGCTGTGAATCCGGAATGCTGTCCCAGTCAAAATCAGGACCCTTGATACAGTTTGTCTCAAAGAATGCATTTGGAGTACCCGGATGGATCTCAGCTGCATCCGGTGCGATCGCATCCATTGCGTTCATATATGCCGGAAGTTCTTTGATCTCCACCTTAACTGCATCTGCTGCTGCCCGCGCATGCTCTTCTGTATCAGCAGCTACGATCGCGATCGCATCACCAAACTGGAATATCTTTTCGTCACAGAGTACAGGACGCTCAAAGCCGTCTGTCTTATTGTGTTTCGGAAGCATTACAAGACCATTGATCTTGTTGGTTCCTCCTGCTGCCTTAATGTCTTTGGCTGTAATAACACGAACAACACCCGGCATGCTCTCTGCTTCTGTTGTGTCAATACTGAGGATATTTGCGTGAGAAACCCTGGCCTGTGTAAGTGCAAGGCGAAGTGTTCCCTCCGGCATCTTTAATGCGTCATCTGCACCGAAATCCCAGGTACCTGTTACCTTCTGTGCTGCTGATGGACGGATATAGTTTGTACCAACAATAGAATCACCTGTCTGTTTGAATACGAGATCTTCTTTTGTCATTTCGCCGCGCATAACTGCTGCTGCCGCCATAGTTGCATCAATGAGCGGCTTGTAACCTGTACAACGGCAGAGATTACGCTGCTTGTTAAACCAGTCCCTCACTTCTTCACGGGTAGGGCTCGGATTATTATCGAGAAGAACTTTTGCTGAAATAATGAAACCTGGTGAACAGAAACCACACTGTGCACATCCATATGCCATCCATGCAACCTGGATCGGATGCATGTCAGAAATTGTTCCCACACCCTCGATAGTTGTGATCTCTGCATTGTCCGGAACACGGCTCATCTTGTAGATACAGGATCTTGTAACTTTTCCGTTCATAATAACATTACAGGCTCCGCAATGGCCTTCACCACAGCCGATCTTACATCCTGTAAGAAGAAGATGATTACGGAGAACCTGTGCCAGTGTCTCGTCCTTATCAAGAATAAGGATCCTCTCAACACCATTGATCTTCAATGTCTTTTTAATCATGCTGCATCCCTCCTATAGAAAATATAAGCTTCAATGTTATTGATCTTTAGGCTTATGTGTTCCGCATGGATCATGATCCGCACCTTTGCCTGTCAGATCTTTGAGTCGTTCCATTCCTCTGGCGGAATAGAAAACAATAGAAGAACTGCTCCCGTCCAGATTCTCACCGCTGAGTCTTAAGACATTTGCATTTTCATAATAATCAATTGGAAGCGTCCGGCTGTATTCCACTCCCGTGCGCTCATCTTTTACCTGTATGGTAACTGCTTTTGCGGTAATCTCAAAAATCTTATCCATAGAAAAGTTCTCCTGTTTACGTCATTATGTATATATTCATACTATCATAATTTTGCACAATTATGCAAATTACAAATAATTAAAAGTTGGACATTTTCACACTTTTTTCTTTATTTTATGATATAATAATATCAATTTTACACAATATTCTTTAAGGAGGTGGCAGTCATGCAGACAGGTGCTCTCATCGTTGCTGCGGGAAAATCCTCACGAATGGGAGACTTTAAACCCATGCTTCAACTTGGATCTATTTCCATTGCGCAGCGCGTGATCAACAATTTTCGACAGGCCGGGATCTCCAAAGTAGTTGTAGTGACAGGATATAAGGCAGACGTTCTGGAGCGCCACCTTGCTTCCAACAATGTGATCTTTCTCCGAAACGAGAACTATGCAACAACTCACATGTTTGATTCTGTCCGGATCGGACTGGAATATCTGAAAGACAAGGTTGATACTGTACTCTTCACGCCTGTAGATGTTCCACTGTTCACAGCCCGGACAGTCACGCAGATGCTCTCGCTGGAATATCCCCTTGTAACCCCGGTCTGTGACGGCAGTCCCGGCCATCCACTTCTGATCCGTTCCACACTTATTGATTCCATTTTAAGTGATGACGGCCGATCAGGCCTTGAAGGTGCTGTAGAAAACTGTGGCACACCCATGTACTTTCTGAATGTAGATGATCCTGGAATCATTCATGATGCAGATACACCGGAAGATTATGCTGAACTTCTTCGTGCCCACAACGAGAGTCTGATCCGTTCAGAAATCCACATTCAACTGGCACGGGAAAAAGTATTCTTTGATGAGCAGCTTTATTCGCTTCTCACACTGATCCGGGAAACAGGATCTGTACGTGATGCCTGTGAACACATGCATATTTCCTACTCCACCAGCTGGAACCTTATCCGTACATTGGAATCACAGCTTCATGAACCGCTGATCAGCAGAAGTCAGGGTGGTGTAAATGGAAGTCATAGTGAACTGACTCCATATGGTGAAGAATTTCTGAAACGATATGCTCGTTTTTCAGAAAAAACACGTTCCTGTTCAAAAAAAATATTTGAAGAATGTTTCGGAGGATTTTTAAATGCGTAGCCTTTATCTGGTCCGGCATGGAAAACCACAGTATCCGGATGAACATTCTTACTGTGTGGGACAGACAGATTTCTCTCTATCCATGCTTGGACACTTGCAGGCAGTCCTTCTTAATGAAGAATTGTCCGATAAAATATCAAGGATATACTGCAGTCCTTTGTTAAGAGCTGTTGAGACAGCAGGCCATATGGCACCTGAGCTTCCACATATAATTGTTTCTGATCTGTCAGAACGAAATCTGGGAGAATGGGATGGCCTTTCTTTTGATAAAATACGCCAGAGATGGCCGGACATTTATAAAGCCCGTGAAAATAACCCTGATCATCCGATCCCGGGAGCAGAAACTCCTGCTGCATCTGGTTTTCGCTTTTCGCAGGCAGTTCATAAGATTCTTTGCGCTTCTGAAGGTGATATTGCAGTAGTAGCTCATACAGATGTAATCTCTTCTTATATATATGCATTACATTCCGGTATGTACAGCAGGCAGCGGTTTCGTCTTCCCTGTGGCTCTTACTATCATCTGGAAGTGAATGAAAGAAATAATATTTCTTTCTCTGATCCCAATTATATACTGCCTCATCCTGAATTAAATGACGGGCTATGCTTCAGGCTTCGCAATGCGGTTTCTCTGCCCCGTCATGTACAGGCTCACAGTGATGCTGTTACTGAACTTGCCTGTTGTTTATGCAATATGTTGGAATCCAATGGTTATATCTTTGATCAGAAGCTTGTTCGCTCCGGTGCTCTTCTGCATGATATCGCCCGGCTTCAGAAAAATCACACCAAGACAGGCGGTGAACTTTTTTTACAACTGGGTTATCCCGAGATCTGTCAGATCATCTCACAACATCATGGTTTAAAGGAAACAAAGCTGGATGAAGCAGCTATTGTATTTCTTGCAGATAAGCTGATCGAGGAAACGCAGCGTGTATCAATAGAAAAAAGA contains the following coding sequences:
- a CDS encoding molybdopterin-dependent aldehyde oxidoreductase, whose protein sequence is MIKKTLKINGVERILILDKDETLAQVLRNHLLLTGCKIGCGEGHCGACNVIMNGKVTRSCIYKMSRVPDNAEITTIEGVGTISDMHPIQVAWMAYGCAQCGFCSPGFIISAKVLLDNNPSPTREEVRDWFNKQRNLCRCTGYKPLIDATMAAAAVMRGEMTKEDLVFKQTGDSIVGTNYIRPSAAQKVTGTWDFGADDALKMPEGTLRLALTQARVSHANILSIDTTEAESMPGVVRVITAKDIKAAGGTNKINGLVMLPKHNKTDGFERPVLCDEKIFQFGDAIAIVAADTEEHARAAADAVKVEIKELPAYMNAMDAIAPDAAEIHPGTPNAFFETNCIKGPDFDWDSIPDSQQVEIESYCSRQPHLHLEPDCGYGYIDEDGMITVHSKSIGIHLHMPMIADGIGVPLENLRLVQNHAGGTFGYKFSPTNEALIGAAVKILERPVSLVFNQFQNITYTGKRSPAFMNIKLAADENGKLLALWGNNYVDHGPYSEFGDLLTMRLSQFTGAGYGINSIRNKSTTVFTNHAWGSAFRAYGSPQSYMGSEIAIDVLAAKMGIDPFDMREMNCYKESEGTTIPTGYPPEVYCEEDLFKTARPLYEAAKKRVAEKNAVSDGKIKYGIGVSLGVYGCGLDGVDTSNAFAELNPDGTVTMYAAWEDHGQGADMGVLVSSHETLRQAGIRPEQIKLVMNDTKTCPNAGPAGGSRSQVMSGNACRLAAENLVAAMKKEDGTFRTYDEMVAEGLETKYEGNWVTTFCADHPIDQDTAQGDPFATYMYTIFLPEVAVNTETGKVTVEKFTCVADVGTIMNRLLVEGNFYGGLVQGVGLALTEDFEDLNHDTTLKNCGIPYPKDAPDDIELHFNETYRPSGPYGAAGCGEAPLDAPHPAILNAIYNATGARITRVPARPERVLAALKELEN
- a CDS encoding histidine phosphatase family protein — translated: MRSLYLVRHGKPQYPDEHSYCVGQTDFSLSMLGHLQAVLLNEELSDKISRIYCSPLLRAVETAGHMAPELPHIIVSDLSERNLGEWDGLSFDKIRQRWPDIYKARENNPDHPIPGAETPAASGFRFSQAVHKILCASEGDIAVVAHTDVISSYIYALHSGMYSRQRFRLPCGSYYHLEVNERNNISFSDPNYILPHPELNDGLCFRLRNAVSLPRHVQAHSDAVTELACCLCNMLESNGYIFDQKLVRSGALLHDIARLQKNHTKTGGELFLQLGYPEICQIISQHHGLKETKLDEAAIVFLADKLIEETQRVSIEKRFADNLYKCKSPEALQSHKLQLKQALTLQDMIQSICHTTL
- a CDS encoding pyridine nucleotide-disulfide oxidoreductase/dicluster-binding protein, whose amino-acid sequence is MTYIQERGSTHVYHVNRMSKEEMDHMISLCVHDQPAYCVAACPFKVDTKEMLFYASKGNFKKALAIYEKITPFPMILCDGCTAPCEDKCKLCELGDGISIREVERAIVRYGESSKRSSVFRMRKKKKAAIFGSGLFVLFLAGELERKMYPATVYCQEEDYAEYIAAAAAHLSEADCKNEAKRLKAMDLTFEFGCSLDPVFIREKMKLADVVCASEEIAQKLAPEEAADTEIMLREQAGIVSGVTQSVMDAAFAAKRAALTVDLLAQNLSPHGNRGSEGAVTTKLYTNTEGIKGSERIPCGADGYSKEEAVEEAERCIQCHCDECMKSCVYLSEYKKHPGLLAREIYNNTQIIMGDHQMNKPMNSCSLCGQCTVTCPNGFDMSQVCKSARENMVSTDKMPLAPHEFALMDMLFSNSEAFLCRPQPGYETCRYVFFPGCQAGAIAPDVVTEAYEDLCRRTEGGVALMLGCCGAISEWAGRYEMTEKVNEQLKQELAKLGDPMIIAGCPSCMKQLKESLGVRVTGIWEILKEIGLPAQAKGLEIPVAIHDACGARGDAQTQDIIRELLADMGCTVVNTEYSRDLSPCCGYGGLTSCANKEMADKMTEKCLERSDAPYITYCMACRDRFVREGRESRYILELLYGTNAVNMPDISEKRYNRLVLKEKLLKNIWNEELMMEKKDYTVAYTEDAISMMDERMILKSDVERVLSDYRENQEAIFDEETKELVTRSRLGNVTFWVRFVETEEGYLVRRAYSHRMNIMKRVGQ
- a CDS encoding NTP transferase domain-containing protein is translated as MQTGALIVAAGKSSRMGDFKPMLQLGSISIAQRVINNFRQAGISKVVVVTGYKADVLERHLASNNVIFLRNENYATTHMFDSVRIGLEYLKDKVDTVLFTPVDVPLFTARTVTQMLSLEYPLVTPVCDGSPGHPLLIRSTLIDSILSDDGRSGLEGAVENCGTPMYFLNVDDPGIIHDADTPEDYAELLRAHNESLIRSEIHIQLAREKVFFDEQLYSLLTLIRETGSVRDACEHMHISYSTSWNLIRTLESQLHEPLISRSQGGVNGSHSELTPYGEEFLKRYARFSEKTRSCSKKIFEECFGGFLNA